From the genome of Candidatus Eremiobacteraceae bacterium, one region includes:
- a CDS encoding phosphomannomutase/phosphoglucomutase, with translation MQTRLDPSIFKSYDIRGIYPSELDENAAELIGRAFVEFLRCSTVAVGRDMRASSEPLFQAFARGVTAAGADVVDLGLTSTDELYFAVGNFEYPAGAMITASHNPKEYNGFKLCREKAIALSAETGVYAIRDLAVSGRFSTPARTGSIRARDVLDDFAQHCLSFIDRGAIRPLKVAIDCGNGMGGLIVPAIFKHLPIEVIPLYFELDGAFPNHPASPIEAENMADVQRAVRAHGADLGAAFDGDADRVFITDERGELVGGDMVTALVAKMLLRKHPNATILYNLICSRSVPEIISAEGGHPVRTKVGHSIIKAVMREESAVFGGEHSGHFYFRDHYFADSGLIALLVVIELMSRENKKISALLAPLDSRRRSGEINSRVDDIPAKLAELEARYADAQIDHLDGVTIQYADWWCNVRPSNTEPLLRLNVEADTPELLERKTAELLAMIRA, from the coding sequence ATGCAGACGCGGCTCGATCCAAGCATCTTCAAGAGTTACGATATCCGGGGCATCTATCCGTCGGAACTCGACGAGAACGCCGCCGAACTGATCGGGCGGGCGTTTGTGGAATTCTTGCGCTGCTCGACGGTCGCGGTCGGGCGCGACATGCGCGCATCGTCCGAGCCTCTTTTTCAGGCGTTCGCCCGCGGAGTGACCGCGGCCGGTGCGGACGTCGTCGACCTCGGGCTCACGTCGACCGACGAACTTTATTTCGCCGTCGGCAACTTCGAGTATCCCGCAGGCGCGATGATCACCGCGTCACACAATCCCAAAGAATACAACGGTTTCAAGCTCTGCCGTGAGAAGGCGATCGCGCTGTCGGCCGAGACCGGCGTCTACGCGATAAGAGACCTCGCGGTGTCGGGGCGATTCTCCACGCCTGCGCGTACGGGCTCGATCCGAGCGCGTGACGTGCTCGACGACTTCGCACAGCATTGCCTCTCCTTCATCGACCGCGGTGCGATACGGCCGCTGAAGGTCGCGATCGATTGCGGGAACGGCATGGGCGGTCTCATCGTCCCCGCGATCTTCAAGCATCTGCCGATCGAAGTGATCCCGCTGTACTTCGAGCTGGACGGCGCATTTCCGAATCATCCGGCGAGCCCGATCGAAGCCGAGAATATGGCTGACGTGCAGCGCGCGGTTCGCGCACACGGCGCGGACCTTGGTGCGGCATTCGACGGCGATGCCGATCGCGTCTTCATCACGGATGAGCGGGGCGAGCTCGTGGGCGGTGATATGGTGACCGCGCTCGTCGCGAAAATGCTGCTGCGCAAACATCCGAACGCGACTATCCTCTATAATCTCATCTGTTCGCGCAGCGTCCCCGAGATCATCAGCGCCGAAGGCGGCCATCCGGTCCGCACCAAGGTGGGCCACTCCATCATCAAAGCCGTGATGCGCGAGGAGTCGGCCGTCTTCGGCGGCGAGCACTCCGGGCATTTCTACTTCCGCGATCATTACTTCGCCGACTCCGGCCTCATCGCGCTGCTCGTCGTGATCGAGCTCATGTCGCGCGAGAACAAGAAGATCAGCGCTTTGCTCGCGCCGCTTGATTCGCGCCGGCGGTCCGGAGAGATCAACAGCCGAGTCGATGACATCCCCGCCAAGCTTGCGGAGCTGGAAGCGCGCTATGCCGACGCGCAGATCGACCATCTTGACGGGGTGACGATCCAATATGCGGATTGGTGGTGCAACGTGCGGCCATCGAACACCGAACCGCTGCTGCGCCTCAATGTGGAAGCCGATACGCCGGAGCTGCTCGAGCGCAAGACCGCGGAATTGCTCGCTATGATCCGCGCCTGA
- a CDS encoding amidohydrolase family protein has protein sequence MRSATIGPALVAMGDGGARQGCIRVEAGRIASIEDGPQFLTYELPAGSTITPGLIDLHTNGVGRYWFNRDPIDALEALCSDAPTHGVTAFLPSIMTSPWDQMLHAATAISRRSCLPLTGARPLGLHFEGPFLNREFRRVHQEEFLLEPTPARVEALLDTWTTGRCRVTMAPEINGAARAAEELRRRGVVLSAGHTAATYAIGNAAIEHGFTILTHSFNAMPPLHHRKSSILTAYLLDPTAFCEVIADGVHVSPEHLALLYRLKGINLVATTDAMPLTDAVSASGGVAVTREGVIAGSLLTPDQGVRNIIAATGLLLPEAVVCATWAPARAIGLDDEIGTLREGMRADFTVWDRRNRVTHTFVGGELIYADG, from the coding sequence ATGCGTTCCGCGACGATCGGGCCCGCGCTGGTCGCCATGGGCGACGGCGGCGCTCGTCAGGGCTGCATCCGGGTCGAGGCCGGCCGCATCGCATCGATCGAGGATGGTCCCCAGTTCCTCACCTACGAATTGCCGGCGGGCAGCACGATCACACCGGGACTTATCGATCTTCACACCAACGGCGTCGGTCGCTATTGGTTCAATCGCGATCCGATCGACGCGCTCGAGGCGCTGTGCTCCGATGCGCCCACGCACGGCGTCACTGCCTTCCTTCCGTCGATCATGACGAGCCCGTGGGATCAAATGCTGCACGCGGCCACTGCGATCTCGCGCCGCTCGTGCCTGCCGTTGACCGGCGCGCGACCGCTCGGTTTACATTTCGAGGGTCCGTTTCTCAATCGTGAGTTCCGTCGCGTCCATCAGGAAGAGTTCTTGCTCGAACCGACGCCGGCTCGCGTGGAAGCTTTGCTCGACACGTGGACGACCGGCCGCTGTCGCGTCACGATGGCGCCCGAGATCAACGGCGCCGCGCGCGCCGCCGAGGAACTGCGAAGGCGTGGCGTCGTGCTCTCGGCGGGGCATACCGCAGCGACGTATGCGATCGGCAACGCCGCCATCGAACACGGTTTTACCATCCTCACGCATTCGTTCAACGCCATGCCGCCGCTCCATCATCGCAAGTCGTCGATTCTCACCGCCTACTTGCTCGATCCAACCGCCTTCTGCGAGGTCATCGCGGATGGCGTCCACGTCTCGCCGGAACATCTCGCACTGCTCTATCGGCTCAAGGGAATCAATCTTGTCGCGACGACCGATGCGATGCCGCTGACCGATGCGGTCTCCGCGTCGGGCGGCGTGGCGGTGACGCGCGAAGGCGTGATCGCTGGGAGTCTGCTCACGCCGGACCAAGGCGTGCGCAACATCATCGCGGCAACTGGCCTGCTGCTTCCCGAAGCCGTCGTATGCGCCACGTGGGCCCCGGCGCGAGCGATCGGGCTCGACGATGAGATCGGAACCTTGCGTGAAGGCATGCGCGCGGATTTCACCGTCTGGGATCGACGCAATCGCGTGACCCACACCTTCGTCGGCGGCGAGCTGATCTACGCCGACGGCTGA
- a CDS encoding asparaginase has product MEATGKVVVTRGGIEESAHAIRFAVADADGRIVASGGDVEQPTFLRSSAKPLICAVVVASGAADRFGFTEREIALIAGSHSGEPFHIEAARSMLAKAGLDEGALRCGPHAPYNASAAAALAAAGIKPGRIHNNCSGKHAGILALGMHLGAGPDGYLEPTHPAQALILRGYAVMLEVPQSTFAVGVDGCGIPVIATPLSVAARFFARFAGPESFPAEFRDALVRVRDAMMRYPEMVAGTGEFDTDLMRALPGDIVCKGGAEGYHASASLTQGIGMCVKIVDGNSRAVPPFVTSRLVPSGVLAQYERVEVKNRAGTVTGEIFAV; this is encoded by the coding sequence ATGGAAGCAACCGGAAAAGTCGTCGTCACCCGCGGTGGGATAGAAGAAAGCGCGCATGCGATACGATTCGCAGTGGCTGACGCAGATGGCCGCATCGTCGCTTCCGGCGGCGACGTCGAGCAGCCGACGTTTCTTCGGTCTTCAGCAAAACCGCTGATCTGCGCTGTTGTCGTCGCAAGCGGGGCCGCAGATCGTTTCGGGTTCACCGAACGGGAGATCGCACTGATCGCTGGTTCGCACAGCGGCGAGCCATTTCATATCGAAGCGGCGCGAAGCATGCTCGCAAAGGCCGGCTTGGACGAGGGCGCACTGCGCTGCGGTCCACACGCTCCGTACAACGCAAGCGCGGCAGCCGCACTGGCAGCAGCGGGGATAAAACCGGGTCGCATCCATAACAATTGTTCGGGGAAGCATGCCGGCATTTTGGCACTTGGTATGCACCTCGGCGCCGGACCGGACGGTTATCTCGAACCAACTCATCCCGCGCAAGCGCTGATACTTCGCGGGTACGCGGTCATGCTCGAGGTGCCGCAGTCAACGTTTGCGGTGGGAGTGGATGGATGCGGAATTCCGGTGATCGCCACGCCGCTCTCCGTCGCCGCGCGGTTCTTTGCGCGATTCGCAGGGCCCGAATCTTTCCCGGCGGAATTCCGAGACGCGCTCGTGCGCGTGCGCGACGCCATGATGCGCTACCCGGAGATGGTCGCCGGCACCGGCGAATTCGACACCGATCTCATGCGCGCGTTGCCTGGCGACATCGTGTGCAAAGGCGGGGCCGAAGGATATCACGCAAGCGCATCGCTCACGCAAGGAATCGGCATGTGCGTGAAAATCGTGGACGGAAACTCTCGCGCCGTACCGCCGTTCGTCACGTCGCGTCTCGTTCCGAGCGGTGTGCTTGCGCAATACGAACGCGTCGAAGTGAAGAACAGAGCCGGCACGGTAACGGGCGAGATCTTCGCCGTCTGA